The following are encoded together in the Halobaculum limi genome:
- a CDS encoding amphi-Trp domain-containing protein — translation MGELETEEQRSRAEVATFLRDLADQLDGDGAVTLDLGGTGVRLNPTEPVTFKLEGESDWSEGDTEAKQSIEFELVWWRDATTADEGSLDVDP, via the coding sequence ATGGGAGAACTCGAAACCGAGGAGCAGCGGTCGCGAGCGGAGGTCGCGACGTTCCTTCGAGACCTGGCCGACCAACTCGACGGCGACGGAGCCGTGACACTCGATCTCGGCGGTACCGGGGTACGACTGAACCCAACCGAGCCAGTGACGTTCAAACTCGAGGGCGAGTCAGATTGGTCAGAGGGCGACACGGAGGCGAAACAGAGCATCGAGTTCGAACTGGTATGGTGGCGCGACGCCACGACCGCCGATGAGGGGTCGTTAGACGTCGATCCCTGA
- a CDS encoding transposase, translating to MSTTQTANKTLEATLAPPTRCKEQRLQQTLSEYREALHEAFEQDCTTMSATNDVVTPYNLPYQAKDALKSYVPKLHKTYNANELDDEHPLRFVNRAGKFDRDSSREYEICWNVPQPGRGTNFWIPLRLNPEQERLWDDLFDDESSTKVGELRLQKHRKTWTLHATVEYEIEDTSELPENPTRVGFDIGESMLVTGCALQHDTPTNPLLINGKEAKRLRKEMFTTLKRLQERDAFEWRVEERVSYYQSRLTDIIEKASRESVEYARQFEKPVIVMEDLAYIRESLDYGKYMNRRLHSWAFARLQGRIEDKAKDAGIPVRYVHPQYTSQTCHSCKHIGYRPRQAEFKCKNPECHVSTFQADINASANIARRVNPWGESLPVKQVGDDSPQDGRGCDTATTQCEQSETPSQMTLTSFQESKPTASDD from the coding sequence ATGTCAACGACCCAGACGGCGAATAAGACGCTGGAAGCCACGCTCGCACCCCCAACACGGTGCAAAGAGCAACGCCTCCAGCAAACGCTGTCTGAGTACCGAGAGGCACTCCACGAGGCGTTCGAGCAAGACTGTACGACGATGAGTGCCACGAACGACGTGGTGACGCCGTACAACCTGCCGTACCAAGCGAAAGACGCCCTCAAATCCTACGTCCCCAAACTCCACAAGACGTACAACGCCAACGAGTTGGACGACGAACACCCGCTCCGATTCGTGAACCGGGCTGGGAAGTTCGACCGCGACTCTTCGCGTGAGTACGAAATCTGTTGGAACGTTCCGCAACCCGGTCGCGGAACCAACTTCTGGATACCACTCCGACTGAATCCCGAACAAGAGAGACTGTGGGACGACCTGTTCGATGACGAGTCGAGTACGAAAGTGGGCGAACTCCGCTTGCAGAAACACCGAAAAACGTGGACGCTCCACGCCACCGTTGAATACGAAATCGAGGACACCTCTGAACTCCCCGAGAACCCGACTCGGGTTGGCTTCGATATTGGTGAGTCGATGTTGGTTACGGGCTGTGCCCTCCAACACGACACGCCGACGAACCCGTTGCTCATCAACGGGAAAGAAGCCAAGCGACTCCGCAAGGAGATGTTCACGACCCTGAAACGCCTGCAGGAGCGAGACGCTTTTGAGTGGCGCGTCGAGGAACGCGTCTCGTACTACCAGAGCCGACTCACGGACATCATCGAGAAGGCATCTCGTGAGTCTGTGGAGTACGCCCGTCAGTTCGAGAAACCCGTCATCGTGATGGAAGACTTAGCGTACATCCGCGAGTCATTGGACTACGGGAAGTATATGAACCGACGCCTGCACTCGTGGGCATTCGCTCGATTGCAGGGGCGTATCGAAGACAAGGCGAAGGACGCAGGGATTCCAGTCCGGTACGTTCACCCTCAATACACGAGTCAGACGTGCCATTCGTGCAAGCATATCGGGTATCGACCTCGGCAAGCCGAGTTCAAGTGTAAGAACCCAGAGTGTCACGTATCGACGTTTCAAGCAGATATTAACGCGAGTGCGAACATCGCACGTCGCGTCAACCCGTGGGGAGAGAGCCTACCAGTGAAACAGGTAGGCGATGACTCGCCACAGGATGGGCGCGGTTGTGACACCGCCACGACTCAGTGTGAGCAGAGCGAGACACCCTCGCAGATGACACTCACATCGTTTCAAGAGTCGAAACCCACTGCCAGCGACGATTAA
- a CDS encoding LURP-one-related/scramblase family protein codes for MNARRGRQRRQKRRDARQGIETPTGPTRYQMRERLVAFGNDYVIKTAGGVPAYRVDGKALRLRNTIRILDQRGRLLYRVQARVLRLKQTMAIDRDGQTVATVQKALVTPFRDRFDVDVVGGPPLHVQGNILDHEYRITRNGAPVATVSKRWIRVRDTYGVEVMPGEDHAFVLAVVAAIDSI; via the coding sequence ATGAACGCCCGACGCGGGAGACAACGGCGTCAGAAGCGACGAGACGCCCGTCAGGGTATAGAGACGCCTACCGGGCCAACGCGCTACCAGATGCGTGAGCGACTCGTCGCCTTCGGGAACGACTACGTGATCAAGACGGCGGGGGGCGTCCCAGCGTATCGCGTCGACGGGAAGGCCCTCAGGCTGCGAAACACCATTCGGATCTTAGACCAGCGTGGCCGCCTCCTCTATCGCGTGCAAGCGAGGGTCCTCAGGCTGAAACAGACAATGGCCATCGACCGGGACGGCCAGACCGTCGCTACCGTACAAAAGGCGCTCGTGACACCCTTCAGAGATCGCTTCGATGTGGACGTGGTTGGCGGCCCCCCGCTCCACGTACAGGGGAACATCCTCGATCACGAGTATCGGATCACCCGAAACGGAGCTCCGGTCGCGACGGTCTCCAAGCGGTGGATCCGTGTGCGTGACACCTACGGGGTTGAGGTGATGCCGGGCGAGGACCACGCGTTCGTGCTCGCCGTCGTCGCGGCGATCGATTCGATCTGA
- a CDS encoding bile acid:sodium symporter family protein, translating to MVVILESLATLSVLVFVVTSMLAMGLNLTVGQILDPLRDLALVAKALVANFVLVPLLAYAILLVIPLTEAQSIGLILLATAAGAPFLPKLVEMAKADVAFGVGLMVLLMVVTVAYVPIVLPFLLPGVQVDPVEIAQSLVVLMLVPLGLGLFVRARYADTAARLQPTVNQTSSTALVFLVVLMLVLNVQTLISVIGTGVIIAFAVLIVGSLGVGWLVGGPTTDTRAVLGLGTAQRNVSAALVVGAANFEDPDVVVMLVVGATLMGLLIVLAGELGKRTERSQPAQAVGVTNND from the coding sequence ATGGTCGTCATCCTCGAATCGCTCGCTACGCTGTCTGTGCTGGTGTTCGTCGTGACCAGTATGCTGGCGATGGGGCTCAACCTCACCGTCGGACAGATACTCGACCCCCTTCGGGACCTCGCGTTGGTCGCGAAGGCGCTGGTCGCGAACTTCGTCCTCGTGCCCCTCCTCGCGTACGCGATCCTGCTCGTGATCCCGCTGACCGAGGCGCAGTCCATCGGGCTGATTCTGTTGGCGACGGCTGCCGGCGCACCCTTCCTGCCCAAACTCGTCGAGATGGCGAAGGCGGACGTCGCCTTCGGTGTCGGCCTGATGGTGCTGTTGATGGTGGTGACGGTCGCGTACGTGCCGATCGTACTCCCGTTCCTCCTGCCGGGCGTGCAGGTCGATCCGGTCGAGATCGCGCAGTCGCTGGTCGTGTTGATGCTCGTGCCGCTGGGACTCGGTCTGTTCGTGAGAGCCCGCTACGCCGACACGGCCGCGCGCCTGCAGCCGACCGTGAATCAGACCTCCTCGACTGCGCTGGTGTTCCTCGTGGTGCTCATGCTCGTCCTCAACGTCCAGACGCTGATCAGTGTGATCGGGACGGGTGTGATCATCGCATTCGCGGTACTCATCGTCGGGTCGCTGGGTGTCGGGTGGTTGGTCGGTGGACCGACCACCGACACCAGAGCGGTACTCGGCCTCGGAACGGCTCAGCGCAACGTCTCCGCCGCACTTGTCGTCGGTGCGGCGAACTTCGAGGACCCGGACGTCGTCGTGATGCTGGTCGTCGGTGCGACGTTGATGGGATTGCTCATCGTCCTCGCTGGCGAGTTGGGCAAGCGAACCGAGCGGTCACAACCGGCTCAGGCCGTGGGAGTAACCAATAATGACTGA
- a CDS encoding succinylglutamate desuccinylase/aspartoacylase family protein — protein MNHKYDTPRPFRYDAEVDPGEIRHIQYEVGETYLGRPVELPVTIINGEHPGPRLCLSAAIHGDEVNGVKVLQEVADRYDPANLHGAIVCLHVVNVPGYIAQQRYLPIYDQDLNRSFPGTSAGSTASRMARSIWDHFVSKCDIGLDFHTSTRNRMTVFHGRADMEDEGIQRLVEAAGIPLVMSGEGSSGMLRRVATEQGTPIVTVEMGEANRFQPMLIDLGLQTVENVLAAYEMYPEATPRRSDFQKVLTSENQKKWIRADHGGLVEMKWGPLPVVDEGETICVISDHFRTEEHVVTAPFDGFLAGILANPRVLPGHPLVHLVEIDEQDREHIRSAYEDVGFARHGTFHWMGKMGEQIAEPLLDDSRVE, from the coding sequence ATGAACCACAAATACGACACACCACGACCGTTCCGCTACGACGCCGAGGTCGACCCCGGCGAGATCAGACACATCCAGTACGAAGTCGGCGAGACGTACCTCGGGCGGCCCGTCGAACTGCCGGTGACGATCATCAACGGCGAACACCCCGGCCCCCGACTGTGTCTGAGCGCGGCCATCCACGGCGACGAGGTCAACGGCGTCAAAGTGCTCCAAGAGGTCGCCGACCGCTACGATCCGGCGAACCTCCACGGAGCTATCGTCTGCCTACACGTCGTCAACGTCCCCGGCTACATCGCCCAGCAACGCTACCTCCCCATCTACGATCAAGACCTCAACCGGTCGTTCCCGGGGACCAGCGCGGGATCGACGGCCTCGCGGATGGCCCGGAGCATCTGGGATCACTTCGTCAGTAAGTGCGACATCGGACTCGACTTCCACACGTCGACGCGCAACCGGATGACCGTCTTCCACGGCCGCGCCGATATGGAAGACGAGGGCATCCAGCGCCTCGTCGAGGCTGCAGGGATTCCACTCGTGATGTCGGGGGAGGGGAGTTCAGGAATGCTCCGACGGGTGGCAACTGAGCAAGGGACGCCCATCGTCACCGTGGAGATGGGGGAGGCGAACCGCTTCCAACCGATGCTCATCGACCTAGGCCTCCAGACGGTCGAGAACGTCCTGGCAGCCTACGAGATGTACCCTGAGGCGACGCCGCGGCGATCTGACTTCCAGAAGGTCCTCACGAGCGAGAACCAGAAGAAGTGGATCCGCGCCGACCACGGCGGTCTTGTCGAGATGAAGTGGGGACCGTTACCCGTCGTCGACGAGGGCGAGACCATCTGCGTCATCTCGGATCACTTCAGAACGGAGGAACACGTCGTCACCGCCCCGTTCGACGGCTTCCTCGCAGGGATTCTGGCGAACCCCCGAGTGCTTCCAGGCCACCCGCTCGTCCACCTCGTCGAGATAGACGAGCAGGATCGCGAGCACATCCGTAGCGCGTACGAAGACGTCGGATTCGCCAGACACGGGACCTTCCACTGGATGGGGAAGATGGGCGAGCAGATTGCCGAACCACTTCTCGACGACTCCCGAGTGGAGTGA